A stretch of Eleutherodactylus coqui strain aEleCoq1 chromosome 9, aEleCoq1.hap1, whole genome shotgun sequence DNA encodes these proteins:
- the LOC136579048 gene encoding proto-oncogene Mas-like, whose translation MQFVCCFQEYTTIQKLNNSTLTLNATDQDYSYSDYPENAFQHFTIAAAIATAICLFGLVGNLIVFWYLSFKIKRNKYTVYIINLSVADSIFLLFTIPVLIIYINTLTGTNPLFEGKKSFLIFLEICCDSAQYSGMFILTAISLERCLSVLFPFWYQCHRPQNLSVIICVSVWLIGCSEGLIENLVCTEEAFISPTTECTAVQIIVLGLSVAICLPIMVISSFTLLIKIRRNFSEQYPQKLYIIIIAAVFIFIISVIPINFVWFLMYFQLLGSDMATIGFYFAGIFCLVLNCTINPYIYFIVGKKWKRKSSHSIQHCLERAFRTEDDDSKSNKISNISSQTNLGSTISF comes from the exons atgcagtttgtatgtt GTTTTCAAGAATACACAACCATTCAAAAACTGAATAACTCCACTCTAACTCTGAATGCCACTGACCAAGACTATTCTTATAGTGACTATCCAGAAAATGCGTTCCAGCATTTCACTATAGCAGCTGCTATTGCGACAGCTATTTGTCTATTTGGCTTGGTAGGAAATCTTATTGTCTTTTGGTATCTTTCGTTCAAGATCAAGAGGAACAAGTATACCGTTTACATCATCAATCTGTCCGTGGCCGATTCCATCTTCCTATTATTTACCATTCCTGTACTAATAATCTACATTAACACATTAACAGGTACAAATCCTTtgtttgaaggaaaaaaatcctttttgatatttttagaaatatgttGTGACAGCGCTCAATATTCCGGAATGTTCATCCTCACAGCCATAAGTCTGGAAAGATGCCTCTCCGTCCTGTTCCCCTTCTGGTACCAATGCCATCGGCCTCAAAACTTGTCTGTTATCATCTGTGTTTCGGTTTGGCTCATTGGATGTTCAGAGGGTCTCATAGAAAACTTGGTGTGCACAGAAGAAGCTTTCATCTCACCGACGACGGAATGTACGGCGGTTCAGATCATTGTTTTGGGCTTATCCGTCGCTATCTGCTTACCAATCATGGTTATTTCAAGTTTCACCTTGCTAATTAAAATAAGGAGGAACTTTAGCGAGCAGTACCCACAAAAGCTCTACATTATCATCATTGCTGCAgtgtttatatttattatttctgtCATCCCGATCAATTTTGTCTGGTTTTTAATGTATTTCCAACTACTGGGATCAGATATGGCAACCATTGGATTTTACTTTGCAGGTATATTCTGTCTGGTGTTAAACTGCACTATTAACCCCTACATTTACTTCATTGTTGGCAAAAAATGGAAGCGGAAGAGCAGTCACTCTATCCAACATTGCCTCGAACGAGCCTTCAGAACAGAGGATGATGACTCAAAGAGCAACAAAATAAGCAACATATCCAGCCAAACCAATCTGGGTAGTACAATATCGTTTTAA